The window CACAAATCTTTACAGAAGATACCTGAAAAAGCAGATGAGCACAAGCAAAGCTGCGATATTTGTTGCAACCAAAGGACAGTATATGGTGGGGCACATAATGGTCCGCCTTAATATGCTACCCCCCATATTTGTGTACAATAAAGAAGGATATGTGGATGAGATATTTGTAAGGCAAGGATTCAGAGGAAAGGGTGTTGGCACTCGTCTTCTTGGCTTTGCTAAAAAGTGGGCGCAAAAGAAAAGGCTGGATTGGTTTGGGCTGACATGCCATGTAAAAAACAAAAAAGCGCTTAGAGT of the Candidatus Parvarchaeota archaeon genome contains:
- a CDS encoding GNAT family N-acetyltransferase, with amino-acid sequence TNLYRRYLKKQMSTSKAAIFVATKGQYMVGHIMVRLNMLPPIFVYNKEGYVDEIFVRQGFRGKGVGTRLLGFAKKWAQKKRLDWFGLTCHVKNKKALRVYRNFGLRGFQFKLVRKL